One part of the Bradyrhizobium sp. CB1650 genome encodes these proteins:
- a CDS encoding ribose-phosphate pyrophosphokinase has product MSAKNGSIKLVAGNSNPALAQAIAQGLDLPLTKAVVRRFADMEIFVEIQENVRGSDAFILQSTSFPANDHLMELLIITDALRRSSARRITAVIPYFGYARQDRKSGSRTPISAKLVANLITQAGVDRVMTLDLHAGQIQGFFDIPTDNLYAAPLMVRDIKERFDLSKVMVISPDVGGVARARGLAKRINTPLAIVDKRRERPGESEVMNVIGDVSGYTCILVDDIVDSGGTLVNAAGALLAKGAKEVYAYITHGVLSGGAAARIASSQLKELVITDSIQPTEAVLKSPNIRALPIASLISDAITRTAAEESVSSLFD; this is encoded by the coding sequence ATGTCGGCCAAGAACGGCTCAATCAAGCTTGTCGCCGGCAACTCCAACCCGGCCCTCGCACAAGCCATCGCGCAAGGTCTGGATCTGCCGCTGACCAAAGCGGTGGTGCGGCGCTTCGCCGACATGGAGATCTTCGTCGAGATCCAGGAGAACGTCCGCGGCTCGGACGCCTTCATCCTGCAATCGACTTCGTTCCCGGCGAACGACCATTTGATGGAATTGCTCATCATCACCGACGCGCTGCGCCGCTCCTCGGCGCGCCGTATCACGGCGGTGATCCCCTATTTCGGCTACGCCCGCCAGGACCGTAAATCGGGTTCGCGCACGCCGATCTCGGCAAAGCTCGTTGCCAATCTGATCACGCAGGCCGGCGTCGACCGCGTCATGACGCTCGATCTGCATGCCGGCCAGATCCAGGGCTTCTTCGACATCCCGACCGACAACCTCTACGCCGCGCCGCTGATGGTACGCGACATCAAGGAGCGGTTCGACCTCTCCAAGGTGATGGTGATCTCGCCGGACGTCGGCGGCGTCGCGCGCGCGCGCGGACTCGCCAAGCGCATCAATACCCCGCTCGCGATCGTCGACAAGCGGCGCGAGCGTCCGGGCGAGTCCGAGGTCATGAACGTGATCGGCGACGTCTCCGGATATACCTGCATCCTGGTCGACGACATCGTCGATTCCGGCGGCACGCTGGTGAACGCGGCCGGCGCGCTGCTCGCCAAGGGCGCCAAGGAGGTCTACGCCTACATCACCCACGGCGTGCTCTCCGGCGGCGCCGCCGCGCGCATCGCCTCCTCACAGCTCAAGGAGCTCGTGATCACCGACTCGATCCAGCCGACCGAGGCCGTGCTCAAGTCGCCCAACATCCGGGCGCTGCCGATTGCCAGCCTGATCTCGGACGCGATCACGCGCACCGCCGCGGAAGAGTCGGTCTCGAGCCTGTTCGACTAG
- the pgeF gene encoding peptidoglycan editing factor PgeF, with the protein MTIASSLLSAVPGLRHAFFTREGGVSGGIYAALNGGLGSNDDPAHVAENRRRMAEHVGVAPERFLSLHQIHSPDVLVADTAWPSGPRPKGDALVTRTPGIALGVSTADCGPVLFVDPHARVIGGAHAGWKGALTGVLEQTISAMEDLGAARSSIVAAIGPLIRQESYEVGNEFIARFIEADAENAMFFIPSVRDGHAMFDLAGFIRKRLETAGILMIDDLGLDTYADERFFSYRRSVHRKEPDYGRHIHAIALEA; encoded by the coding sequence ATGACCATTGCTTCGTCGCTGCTGTCGGCGGTGCCCGGCCTGCGCCACGCCTTCTTCACCCGCGAGGGCGGTGTCTCAGGCGGCATCTATGCTGCGCTCAATGGCGGGCTCGGCTCCAACGACGATCCGGCCCATGTCGCGGAGAACCGCCGCCGCATGGCCGAGCATGTCGGCGTCGCACCGGAGCGCTTCCTCAGCCTGCACCAGATCCATTCGCCCGACGTTCTCGTCGCCGATACTGCGTGGCCGAGCGGACCGCGTCCGAAGGGCGATGCGCTCGTCACCAGGACGCCCGGCATCGCGCTCGGCGTCTCCACGGCCGATTGCGGGCCCGTGCTGTTCGTCGATCCCCATGCGCGCGTCATCGGGGGCGCACATGCCGGCTGGAAGGGCGCGCTGACCGGCGTGCTGGAACAGACGATATCGGCGATGGAGGATCTCGGCGCTGCGCGCAGCAGCATCGTCGCCGCGATCGGCCCGCTGATCCGCCAGGAGAGCTATGAAGTCGGCAACGAGTTCATCGCGCGCTTCATCGAAGCCGATGCAGAGAACGCGATGTTCTTCATCCCGTCGGTGCGCGATGGCCACGCCATGTTCGATCTCGCCGGCTTCATCCGCAAGCGGCTGGAGACCGCCGGCATTTTGATGATCGACGATCTCGGTCTCGACACCTATGCCGACGAACGCTTCTTCAGCTACCGCCGCTCGGTGCATCGCAAGGAGCCGGACTACGGCCGGCACATTCACGCGATCGCGCTGGAAGCGTGA